One window of the Chryseobacterium camelliae genome contains the following:
- a CDS encoding exodeoxyribonuclease III: MRLITYNVNGIRAAFTKDFLGWLKSADPDVVCIQESKAGNDQIDIESLEKLGYYSYWHSAVRKGYSGVGIASKIKPNHVEYGCGIESYDNEGRIIRADFEEYSVISVYVPSASNTERLDFKMQFCHDFLDYIKELKKSIPNLIISGDFNICHQAIDIHDPVRLKNVSGFLPMEREWMSSFIEECELIDSFRFFNDQPDHYTWWSYRQNARGKNKGWRLDYNFTSYTLKDRLSRAVILKEAVHSDHCPALVEIDL, from the coding sequence ATGAGATTAATTACCTATAATGTTAACGGCATACGGGCGGCCTTTACCAAAGACTTTTTAGGCTGGCTGAAATCGGCTGATCCGGATGTGGTCTGCATCCAAGAAAGTAAAGCAGGAAATGATCAGATCGACATTGAAAGCCTTGAAAAACTGGGCTATTACAGTTACTGGCATTCCGCTGTAAGAAAAGGTTATAGCGGCGTCGGGATCGCATCCAAAATCAAGCCTAATCATGTAGAATACGGATGCGGTATTGAAAGCTATGATAATGAAGGCAGAATTATCCGGGCTGACTTTGAAGAATATTCTGTGATTTCAGTATATGTACCTTCTGCTTCCAATACGGAGCGGCTGGATTTCAAAATGCAGTTTTGCCATGATTTTCTTGATTACATCAAAGAGCTTAAAAAAAGTATTCCGAACCTGATTATCTCCGGTGATTTCAATATTTGTCATCAGGCCATCGATATCCATGATCCTGTCCGTTTGAAGAACGTATCCGGTTTCCTGCCCATGGAAAGGGAATGGATGAGCAGCTTTATTGAGGAGTGCGAACTGATTGACAGTTTCAGGTTTTTCAACGACCAGCCGGACCATTACACCTGGTGGAGCTACAGGCAGAATGCCCGGGGCAAAAACAAGGGCTGGCGCCTCGACTATAATTTCACTTCATATACTTTAAAAGACAGGCTCTCGAGGGCTGTCATCCTTAAGGAGGCTGTACATTCCGACCATTGTCCTGCTCTGGTGGAAATTGACCTATAA
- a CDS encoding PglZ domain-containing protein, whose amino-acid sequence MSEKILWIDDEIDLLKPHIVFLEKKGYHVTPVNNVNEALELMDSEKFALTLIDENMPGISGLEAIPMIKEKDNALKIVMVTKSEEEHIMEEAIGSQIADYILKPVNPNQILLSLKKNLQEDNLVEQKTILQYQQEFRNLSMELSYLRTYQEWAEYYKKILNWEIKFDRVTDNEFADLLQSQKEEANIQFAKFIEKNYEDWLQGPDKPIMSHTLFKEKVKPEVEKDKVLLLMVDNLRYDQWKVIEPLFTKYYNKVSEDYYYSILPTATQYARNSFFAGLMPSEIEKRFPDKWFNDNEEGNKNEYERDFLEDQMKRIGLNSKSMKYLKVLNADFERKIYDDFNQHKNNDLLVIVYNFIDILSHAKTDNHIVDQLIRDDKTFRSLTYNWFENSSVLKIIKAAAESGFKLVITTDHGTVYVKKPSKVVGDRETSTNIRYKTGKSLTYDSSDVWAITNPEKLFLPKGNLSSKYIFAKNNIFLAYPKNYNHFVNYYKETYQHGGISLEECIIPISILEPK is encoded by the coding sequence ATGTCGGAAAAGATATTATGGATAGATGATGAAATAGATTTACTTAAACCTCACATCGTATTTTTAGAAAAAAAGGGCTACCATGTTACCCCTGTAAACAACGTGAATGAAGCTCTGGAACTGATGGATTCGGAGAAATTCGCGTTAACGCTCATTGATGAAAATATGCCCGGAATTTCCGGACTGGAAGCCATTCCTATGATCAAAGAGAAAGACAATGCTCTTAAAATCGTAATGGTAACCAAGAGCGAAGAGGAACACATCATGGAAGAAGCAATCGGTTCTCAGATTGCCGATTATATTCTGAAGCCGGTTAACCCGAACCAGATCCTTCTGTCCCTGAAGAAGAACCTTCAGGAAGACAACCTGGTGGAACAGAAAACTATCCTTCAGTACCAGCAGGAGTTCAGGAATCTTTCCATGGAGCTTTCATACCTGAGAACGTATCAGGAATGGGCAGAATACTATAAAAAGATCCTGAACTGGGAAATCAAGTTCGACAGGGTGACCGATAATGAATTTGCAGACCTGCTCCAGAGCCAGAAAGAGGAAGCTAACATCCAGTTTGCCAAATTTATTGAAAAGAACTACGAAGACTGGCTGCAGGGTCCTGACAAGCCGATCATGAGCCATACCCTTTTCAAGGAAAAGGTGAAACCTGAAGTTGAGAAGGACAAGGTGCTGCTTCTGATGGTAGACAATCTCCGTTACGACCAGTGGAAAGTGATCGAACCCCTGTTCACGAAGTATTATAATAAAGTTTCTGAAGACTATTATTACAGTATTCTTCCAACGGCAACACAATATGCAAGAAACTCTTTCTTTGCAGGGCTGATGCCATCTGAAATTGAAAAACGTTTCCCGGATAAATGGTTCAATGACAATGAAGAAGGCAATAAAAATGAGTATGAGCGTGATTTCCTGGAAGATCAGATGAAGCGGATTGGCCTGAATTCAAAGTCGATGAAGTACCTTAAAGTGCTGAATGCAGATTTTGAAAGAAAGATCTACGATGATTTCAACCAGCATAAAAATAATGACCTCCTGGTTATCGTTTATAATTTCATCGATATCCTCTCGCATGCCAAAACGGATAACCATATTGTTGACCAGCTGATCCGTGATGATAAAACATTCAGATCATTAACTTACAATTGGTTTGAGAATTCTTCAGTGCTTAAAATCATCAAAGCTGCTGCGGAAAGCGGATTTAAACTTGTGATCACCACAGATCACGGAACAGTATATGTGAAAAAGCCGAGCAAAGTGGTCGGTGACCGTGAAACGTCGACCAACATCCGTTATAAGACCGGAAAGAGCCTTACTTATGACAGCAGTGATGTGTGGGCTATTACCAATCCTGAAAAGCTGTTTTTGCCTAAAGGTAACCTGAGCTCCAAATATATTTTTGCCAAGAACAATATTTTCTTAGCATATCCTAAAAATTACAACCATTTCGTCAATTACTACAAAGAAACCTATCAGCACGGCGGGATATCACTGGAAGAATGTATCATTCCGATCAGCATATTAGAACCCAAATAG
- a CDS encoding HD domain-containing protein encodes MQNKLKIINDPVHGFIKIPHEILFDIIEHPYFQRLRRISQTGLLNLIFPGATHTRFHHALGAMHLMFTAIETLKLKGVEISKEEEKGALLAILMHDIGHGPFSHALESMLMDDWHHENLSLLLMNRLNEQFNGQLSTAIEMFRGQYHRKFFNQLISSQLDVDRLDYLKRDSFFTGVSEGNVNTQRIISMMNVCEDRELVIDAKGIYSIENFLTARMFMYWQVYYHKTSALAEFILVKILERAKFLVSQGVILPATENLTYFLYREKGSATDEDVERFTQLDDNDIIQAMKLWQKSDDFILSYWCRCVIQRDLPKTIISSHPFDQAFIEEKIKDTNAFLGIDNGKELVHEIKRKLLPYDTEKQPIWLLQKNGEKIKLHESEDQLLSGLMVNKTTRYILTFPRNFNI; translated from the coding sequence ATGCAGAACAAGCTAAAAATCATCAACGATCCGGTACATGGATTCATCAAAATTCCTCATGAGATCTTATTCGATATTATTGAACACCCTTACTTCCAGAGGTTAAGGAGGATATCTCAGACAGGGCTGCTGAACCTGATTTTCCCGGGAGCCACCCATACCCGGTTCCACCATGCCTTAGGAGCTATGCACCTGATGTTTACAGCCATTGAAACCCTGAAACTGAAAGGGGTGGAGATTTCGAAAGAAGAAGAAAAGGGAGCATTGCTCGCTATTCTGATGCATGATATCGGGCATGGACCGTTTTCCCATGCGCTGGAAAGTATGCTGATGGATGACTGGCATCATGAAAATCTGTCCCTGCTCCTCATGAACAGGCTTAATGAACAGTTCAACGGCCAGTTGTCAACGGCTATTGAGATGTTCCGGGGACAATACCACAGGAAATTTTTTAACCAGCTTATCTCATCCCAGCTGGATGTGGACCGGCTTGATTATCTGAAAAGGGATAGTTTCTTTACCGGTGTTTCGGAAGGAAACGTGAATACCCAGCGGATCATTTCCATGATGAATGTATGTGAGGACCGTGAACTCGTTATTGATGCCAAAGGAATCTATTCCATTGAAAACTTCCTTACCGCCAGGATGTTTATGTACTGGCAGGTATATTATCACAAAACTTCTGCGCTGGCAGAGTTTATTCTCGTCAAAATCCTTGAAAGAGCAAAATTTCTTGTGTCCCAAGGAGTCATTCTGCCGGCCACGGAAAACCTTACCTACTTCCTCTACCGTGAAAAAGGTTCGGCTACCGATGAGGATGTGGAACGTTTCACCCAGCTCGATGACAATGATATTATACAGGCTATGAAGTTATGGCAGAAATCCGATGATTTTATCCTCTCATACTGGTGCCGTTGCGTAATTCAGAGGGATCTGCCTAAAACCATCATTTCATCACACCCTTTTGATCAGGCATTTATCGAGGAAAAAATAAAGGATACGAATGCATTTCTCGGAATTGATAACGGCAAAGAACTGGTGCATGAAATAAAACGTAAGCTTCTTCCTTACGATACCGAAAAGCAGCCAATCTGGCTTTTGCAGAAAAACGGGGAAAAAATAAAACTGCATGAATCCGAAGATCAGCTCCTTTCAGGATTGATGGTGAATAAGACTACACGATATATTCTTACGTTTCCCAGGAATTTCAATATTTAA
- the lpxD gene encoding UDP-3-O-(3-hydroxymyristoyl)glucosamine N-acyltransferase, with protein MEFTASQIASFIDGKIIGDGNALITGVSPIENGEQGHLSFIAQDRFSHFLDSTKCSVIIVSENLLTKDTYAPTVISVKDAYLSFQVLMNLYQEMQGRKDGIEEGSSIHATAQIGENVYVGAFTYVSEKAKIGEGSQIYPQVYIGKGVKIGKNCKIDSGARIYDYCIIGDNCIIHSNTVIGGDGFGFQPTAEGFKKIPQLGNVIIEDNVEIGSNCSIDRATIGSTVIGKGTKIDNLIQIAHNVKIGQNNVIAAQAGIAGSTTIGDWNQIGGQVGIVGHIKIGNQVRIQAQSGVSSSVKDKESLYGSPAINYNDYLRSYIHFRNLTGIVNRINNLENNSKDNTNE; from the coding sequence ATGGAATTTACAGCTTCGCAAATTGCAAGTTTTATAGACGGTAAAATAATAGGTGACGGCAATGCACTTATTACAGGAGTTTCACCTATTGAAAACGGCGAACAGGGACACCTTTCTTTTATAGCACAGGACAGGTTTTCCCATTTTCTAGATAGCACAAAGTGTTCCGTTATCATTGTTTCTGAAAATCTTTTAACAAAAGACACCTATGCACCCACGGTTATTTCCGTAAAGGATGCATACCTTTCTTTTCAGGTGCTGATGAACCTATATCAGGAAATGCAGGGCAGGAAAGATGGGATTGAAGAAGGATCTTCCATTCATGCAACTGCTCAGATAGGAGAGAATGTCTATGTAGGTGCCTTCACCTATGTCTCGGAAAAAGCAAAAATCGGGGAAGGTTCCCAGATCTATCCGCAGGTATACATAGGGAAGGGTGTAAAGATCGGCAAGAACTGTAAAATAGACAGTGGTGCCAGAATCTATGATTACTGCATCATCGGAGACAACTGTATCATTCATTCCAATACCGTTATAGGAGGAGACGGCTTCGGTTTCCAGCCTACGGCTGAAGGTTTCAAAAAAATTCCTCAGCTGGGCAATGTTATCATCGAAGATAATGTGGAAATCGGTTCCAACTGCAGCATAGACAGAGCGACCATAGGCTCAACGGTCATCGGGAAGGGAACCAAGATCGATAACCTGATCCAGATAGCCCATAACGTGAAAATAGGACAGAACAATGTCATTGCCGCGCAGGCCGGAATTGCAGGCTCCACAACCATCGGGGACTGGAATCAGATCGGCGGCCAGGTGGGCATCGTCGGACACATAAAAATCGGTAACCAGGTAAGAATCCAGGCACAGAGCGGAGTGAGCTCAAGCGTGAAAGATAAGGAGAGCCTGTATGGTTCACCGGCAATCAACTATAACGACTATCTGAGGAGCTACATCCACTTCAGGAACCTTACCGGAATCGTAAACAGAATAAATAATCTAGAGAATAACTCAAAAGATAACACTAATGAGTGA
- a CDS encoding bifunctional UDP-3-O-[3-hydroxymyristoyl] N-acetylglucosamine deacetylase/3-hydroxyacyl-ACP dehydratase, with protein MSDMQKTLQQEVTLSGIGLHTGKEVKLTIKPAKENTGFVFVRTDLEGHPQVEADVNYVVATERGTTLEKLGVKITTCEHLLAALVGCDVDNAILEMDASEPPIMDGSSKYFVEAIESVGVVDQGAPREYLVIKEVQTYTDPVTGSEITIIPSDTYEVTTMVDFGTKVLGTQNATMKHISEFKEEISSARTFSFLHELEMLLDHGLIKGGDISNAIVYVDKDLTPETTEKLKKAFGKDNVSIRSNGILDNLTLNYPNEAARHKLLDVIGDLALAGVKIKGKVIANKPGHYVNTQFAKKLNRQWKLQKKKNVPDFDLTKEPVFDINGIMRLMPHRPPFLLIDKVLELSDSHVVGLKNVTMNEPFFVGHFPKEPVMPGVLQVEALAQTGGILVLASVPDPENYSTYFIKMDKVKFKKKVVPGDTIIFKIELIEPIRRGIVHMQGYGYVGDSVVVEAELMAQVAKNKVD; from the coding sequence ATGAGTGATATGCAAAAAACGCTTCAGCAAGAGGTAACTCTTTCGGGCATCGGCCTTCATACAGGCAAAGAAGTAAAACTTACCATCAAGCCTGCCAAAGAAAACACAGGTTTTGTTTTTGTAAGGACAGATCTGGAAGGTCATCCGCAGGTAGAAGCAGACGTTAATTACGTTGTGGCTACCGAAAGAGGGACAACACTGGAAAAATTGGGCGTTAAAATCACGACCTGTGAGCATCTCCTGGCCGCTCTTGTTGGCTGTGATGTAGATAATGCGATCCTGGAAATGGATGCTTCCGAACCTCCCATCATGGACGGGTCTTCCAAGTATTTCGTGGAAGCCATCGAAAGCGTTGGTGTGGTTGATCAGGGAGCTCCGAGAGAATATCTGGTCATCAAAGAGGTGCAGACTTATACTGATCCTGTTACCGGTTCTGAGATCACAATCATTCCTTCAGATACCTATGAGGTCACTACGATGGTAGATTTCGGGACTAAAGTCCTGGGAACCCAGAATGCTACCATGAAGCATATTTCAGAATTCAAGGAAGAAATTTCATCAGCAAGAACATTCAGCTTTTTGCACGAACTTGAAATGCTGCTGGATCATGGCCTTATTAAAGGAGGTGATATTTCCAATGCCATTGTGTATGTGGATAAAGACCTTACCCCTGAAACCACTGAAAAGCTTAAGAAAGCATTCGGGAAAGACAATGTTTCCATCAGGTCTAACGGGATCCTGGATAACCTGACTTTGAATTATCCTAACGAAGCGGCAAGACATAAACTGCTGGACGTTATCGGGGACCTGGCTTTAGCCGGGGTTAAAATTAAAGGTAAAGTCATTGCCAACAAACCTGGGCACTACGTCAATACCCAGTTTGCCAAAAAACTGAACCGCCAGTGGAAACTTCAGAAAAAGAAAAATGTTCCGGACTTTGATCTTACCAAAGAACCGGTTTTCGATATCAACGGAATTATGCGCCTCATGCCGCACAGACCTCCTTTCCTCCTTATTGATAAGGTTCTGGAATTGTCTGACTCTCATGTGGTGGGCCTTAAAAATGTAACGATGAACGAGCCGTTCTTCGTAGGTCACTTTCCGAAAGAACCGGTAATGCCGGGAGTCCTTCAGGTAGAAGCCCTGGCCCAGACTGGTGGAATCCTTGTACTGGCAAGTGTTCCGGATCCTGAAAACTATTCTACCTACTTCATTAAAATGGATAAGGTTAAATTTAAGAAGAAAGTTGTTCCCGGAGATACGATTATCTTCAAAATTGAACTGATTGAGCCGATCCGAAGAGGAATTGTTCACATGCAGGGGTATGGTTATGTAGGGGATTCCGTAGTTGTGGAAGCAGAATTAATGGCCCAGGTTGCTAAAAATAAAGTTGATTAA
- the lpxA gene encoding acyl-ACP--UDP-N-acetylglucosamine O-acyltransferase, whose product MIHQLAAVDKRAKISKNVIVEPFTTIAGDVEIGEGTWIGPNVTIMDGARIGKNCKIFPGTVISAIPQDLKFDGEDTRVIIDDDTTIRECVTVNRGTKALGYTKIGKNCLIMATSHIAHDCIIGDHVIIVNGCGIAGHVEIGDYTVMGGLSAVHQFGKIGKHVMISGGTLVRKDIPPYIKVAREPMSYAGINSVGLRRRGFSNEKIFEIQKIYRSIFQMKMNVSQAMAYIEKEMLPTAERDEILQFIQNSPRGIVKGYGTNKEV is encoded by the coding sequence ATGATTCATCAGTTAGCTGCCGTTGATAAACGTGCAAAAATCAGCAAAAATGTAATTGTAGAGCCTTTTACTACAATTGCGGGGGATGTGGAAATAGGCGAAGGCACCTGGATCGGGCCCAACGTAACCATTATGGATGGTGCCAGGATTGGGAAGAACTGTAAAATATTTCCCGGGACTGTAATTTCCGCCATTCCGCAGGACCTTAAGTTCGATGGTGAAGATACCCGGGTTATTATTGATGATGATACCACCATCCGTGAATGCGTCACCGTCAACAGGGGTACGAAAGCACTGGGATATACCAAAATAGGAAAGAACTGCCTGATCATGGCTACTTCCCACATTGCCCACGACTGCATTATCGGAGATCATGTGATCATTGTGAACGGATGCGGAATTGCAGGGCATGTGGAAATTGGTGATTACACGGTGATGGGCGGGCTGAGTGCGGTGCACCAGTTCGGTAAAATCGGTAAGCACGTAATGATTTCCGGTGGTACACTCGTAAGAAAAGATATTCCTCCTTATATAAAAGTGGCCAGAGAGCCGATGTCTTACGCGGGAATTAATTCCGTAGGATTGAGAAGAAGAGGGTTCAGCAACGAAAAAATATTTGAAATCCAGAAAATATACAGATCCATTTTCCAGATGAAGATGAACGTTTCCCAAGCAATGGCATATATTGAAAAAGAAATGCTGCCTACTGCTGAAAGGGACGAGATCCTTCAGTTCATCCAGAATTCACCACGAGGAATCGTAAAGGGATACGGAACCAATAAAGAGGTCTGA
- the efp gene encoding elongation factor P produces the protein MATSNDIRKGLCIEYSNDIYKVIEFLHVKPGKGPAFVRTKLKSVTNGKVIDNTFSAGHKIEEVKVITRKYQYLYDDENGFHFMNNDDFSQLYLNKEMIENSQFMKAGEEVTIILKEVDETPLSAELPQSVYLDIIEADPGVKGNTATNALKNAIVETGARVMVPLFIEPGDKIKVSTEDGSYLERVKE, from the coding sequence ATGGCAACAAGTAACGATATCAGAAAAGGGCTGTGTATTGAGTACAGCAATGATATTTATAAAGTAATCGAGTTTCTTCACGTAAAACCGGGAAAAGGACCTGCTTTCGTAAGAACTAAATTAAAATCGGTAACCAACGGAAAAGTAATTGATAATACATTTTCTGCCGGTCATAAAATCGAAGAGGTAAAAGTGATCACCAGAAAGTATCAGTACCTGTATGATGATGAGAATGGTTTCCATTTCATGAACAATGATGATTTCTCCCAATTATACCTGAATAAGGAGATGATTGAAAACTCTCAATTCATGAAAGCCGGGGAAGAAGTAACCATCATACTGAAAGAGGTAGATGAAACACCGCTTTCAGCAGAACTTCCGCAATCCGTATACCTGGATATTATTGAAGCTGATCCGGGCGTAAAAGGAAATACGGCTACCAATGCGCTTAAAAATGCCATCGTGGAAACCGGTGCACGGGTGATGGTTCCTCTGTTCATTGAACCGGGAGACAAAATCAAAGTAAGCACAGAAGACGGTTCTTACTTGGAAAGAGTAAAAGAATAA